In the genome of Polyangiaceae bacterium, the window CGAGAACGTGAGCAAGCCCGGAAACAGATAGTGCACGTAGCCGAAGCGAGGCAGCGCCTGCACATCGACTCGGGGTAGCCCTCCAAGCTTCGGCTCCAATGCCCGCGCCAGCCCATCACCGAACAGGCGCTCCCGGGGCCCGACCAAGAGCTTGCTCTCCGAGTCACTCAGCACCAAGACCGCGCTCGCCATGCGCGAGGCGAGCTTGCCGTGCGCGGCGTCGAGCTGCTCCTCGGAGTCGAAGAAGAGCTCGTCGTAGCCAGCGAGCCCGGCTCGAATGTCTCCCGGCGAGGGCGTCGCTGCGGCACCACGCGTATCCACGAGGATCAGCGTGCGGCGCTCGAAAGGGTGCCCGTTCATGAACACCACGCCAACGACGACCAGGAGCACGATGGGGAACAGAAAGACAAAGCCCGTCGAGCTCGGGCTGCGCAGCGTGTCCAACAGGCGCAGCCGGATCAAGAGCCAGAGCGCGCGCATCAGCTCTCCGCTGCTCCGTCGGGGTCCGCATCGTGGAGGTTCTTGCCAGGAGACTCCGGGGCGATGGCGAGCCCAGCGCGAATCGTGACGTCACAATAGTGGAAGAATGCGTCTTCCACCTCGAGACCACGTCGTTTCCTCGCGGGTACGTTTTGTACTAGCTCGCGCCGGCTGCCCCACGCCTTGACCTCCCCCCCAACCAAGAAAATCAGCTGTTGGCAGAGGCGATCCGCTTCGCGCAGATCGTGGGTTGCGAGCATGATGGTGCGCTCAGCCGCCAGCTCGAGCAGCCAATCTCCTACGCGATGTTTGCTCTCTGGGTCCAGCGCCGCCGTCGGCTCATCCAGGAACACCAGCTCTGGCTCGTGGACTAGCGCGGTCGCGATGAAGAGCCGCGCCGCCTCACCGCCGGACAGCCGCACCAGCCGCTGGTCCTTGCGCTGCGTGAGCTCCGCGCGTTCCAGGATGCGCGCCGCGCCTTGCTTCACGCCCTGGATCGCCGCAAACAGCTCGGCGTACTCCCCCACGCGGATGCGTTCGAGACGCGCCTCTTGCTGCATGAC includes:
- a CDS encoding ATP-binding cassette domain-containing protein codes for the protein VMQQEARLERIRVGEYAELFAAIQGVKQGAARILERAELTQRKDQRLVRLSGGEAARLFIATALVHEPELVFLDEPTAALDPESKHRVGDWLLELAAERTIMLATHDLREADRLCQQLIFLVGGEVKAWGSRRELVQNVPARKRRGLEVEDAFFHYCDVTIRAGLAIAPESPGKNLHDADPDGAAES